GAAGAGTATTGTGGCGGGAACTTGGTGAAGTGCTAGGTATTTGGGATGTGCCAGGCTGTATAGGGGGGACTGGAATGTGACATGCTCTCGAAGACAAGAATAGGGATGGTATCATCACCAGACCTATGCGTAACTTCAACAGGTTTAAATCCAACTTTGATCTTGTTGATATTCCTTTAAGTGGTGCAAAATACACATGGTCAAATTTTCAAGAAAATACAGTCTGCTCTAGAATAGATAGGTTTTTATTGAATCAAAAGTGGGATGAGTTTTATCCTGGATCTTTGCAAACCGCCAAACCTAGACCTGTCTCAGACCACATTCCGATTATGCTCTCCACAGATTTTACTGACACAGGTCCTAGACCTCGGAAATTTGAGACAATATGGTTGGAACATGATGATATTAAAAGATTGGTACAGGAATGGTGGGATAGTTTACATTTTACAGGCAATCCGGGGTTTGTTTTCTGTAAGAAGTTGAAAGGGCTCATGGATTACTTGTCCATATGGAAAATTGAGACTTGTAAAAGTGAGCAAGACGATGGATAATCTCCTCATCGACATCAAAAATCTTGACGCAATAGAAGATCAAGGGGTTGCAACAGAGGAAGACAGAATCGTAAGGGTCAACAAGAAAAGGGACTACATCAGATGGGCAAACTTagaagacaagaggatgaagaGCAAAATGAAGGACCACTGGATTCATGAGGGAGATAGAAACACTACCTTTTTTCATTTGTTTGCAAatggaagaagaaggaagaacaaCATTGGATGTCTGAGAATCAACGGGTATCTCATGGAAGATAAAACAGAAATTTCCTCTCATCTACAACAATTCTACTCAGATTTATATAAAGAAGACAATGTTAATAGACCTTTTATGGAGAATTTGGAGTTCACAACACTAGATGGGGAAGAAAGTGCCATGATGGAAGGACCTATTACTGAAGACGAGATTAAGATTGCACTAAAGGAGATGGACTCCAACCGGTCTCCTGGGCCATAAGGATTCCCAGTTGAGTTCTACATTCATTTCTCGGAGACAATTAAAGAAGATTATATGGCAATGGTAAAAAAAATCGATGAGAGAAATTTCATAGACTGGAGAGCCAATAACACTTTCGTTGCACTTATTCCGAAAAGAGACAGTGTGGAGGATGTGAAAGATTTTAGGCCCATAAGCCTCATAAACATTTCCTATAAAATCATTACCCACGTGCTGTCTAACAGATTGAAAAGAGTCCTCCGAAAGCTTATTTCGGATTAGCAAACGGTATTTGTGGCTTACAGACAGATTGTAGACAACATTCTCATGGCGAATGAGTGCATGGATTCGAGAACAAAAGAAGATAAACCAGGCTGGTTATTTAAGTTGGATGTGGAAAAAGCATACGACAAGGTTAGCTGGGTGTTCTTAGACCGTGTGATGTAGAAAATGGGGTTTGGAATCAAATGGAGGAGGTGGATTCTTACATGTGTTTCAACTCCACACTTCACAATATTACTCAACGGTAGTCCGGGCAGTATGTTTAAATGTACAAGAGGGTTACGACAAGGCGACCCTTTGTCTCATTTCTGTTTACAATGGTAATGGAAGGACTGTGTCGGATGATAGATAAGTTAGAGCAAAATGGTCTGTATGAAGGTTTCAAGGTTAGTCAATATGGAAAGCAGGTGACCCATCTGCTCTTCGCCGACGACACCCTGTTCTTCTCAAACGACTCTCCAGATCAAATACAAGTAATTAGAGCTACCCTTATCTGGTTTCAATTATGTTCGGGTTTGGGAATCAACCCATCTAAAAGCTCTGCAATCAGCATTGGGAACACTTCTTGTAATGAGATAGTAAATCTAATCTTGGGTTGCTCCATCGAAGAACTGCCGATCAACTACCTTGGTATGCCTACAGGGGGATCTTATAGAAGCAAATTCATATGGGATATTGTGATTGAAAGGACCAAAAATATACTACAAGGATGGAGCTCGAAGTTCTTAACTTATGGAGGGAGGCGTGTACAAATTCAGAATGTGTTGAGTTCACCGGACATTTACTTGATGTCAGTTTATTCAATGCCAAAATCAGTATCGAAAAAGCTAAATGGGGTTTTGAGAAGGTACTTGTGGAATAGCACAGACTCTAATAAAAAATACCCACTGGTTGCGTGGAACAAATGTTGTCAAAGCAAAGAGAGGGGAGGGCTTGGGATTCAGGATTTGAACATCACTAATGATGCTCTGCTGTGCAAGTAGTTGTGGAGATACCAAGAGGAACCGGAGGAAAAGTGGAGAACTTTAATCAAAGAAAAGCATGGAGAAAGTAAACTAAAGTGGGACTCCAAAATTACAAAGCAGAAGTACGGCAGCGGAATTTGGCGAGGGGTCACAAAGCGAATGGATAGTTTTTATAAATGAATCATTTTCACAGTGGGTAAAGGGAATAGAACAAGGTTTTGGGAAGACCAGTAGTTGGGTGATATGCCTTTAAAGATAGCTTTTCCCAATCTTTATAATGTCTCTCGGAAGAAGAACAATGTTGTCAGCCAATTTTACTTTCGCGATCAGGAAGGGAATTCAAATTGGAATCTGGACTTGCGAAGGAGATTATCAGATGTTGAGATTGCAGAGGCGGGGGATCTATCGCACAAGTTACAAAACGTGACTTTAAATGAAGACGAAGACCGGAGAAATTGGAAGTGGACAGCTGATGGTGCATTTACGGTACGTTCGTGCTATTTATCTCTACTTCCTCCGTCCTTTTTCGTTGATTTTCCCCACAAGATTGTTTGGAATAATAATGTGCCGACCAAAATTAGTTTCTTTACGTGGTTGGTCCATCATAATTCCTTACTAACACAAGATAATTTAGAAAGGAAAGGGAGAACGTTGGTAAATAGATGTTGTATGTGCAAGAAGGAATTAGAGATTATAAA
This is a stretch of genomic DNA from Papaver somniferum cultivar HN1 chromosome 1, ASM357369v1, whole genome shotgun sequence. It encodes these proteins:
- the LOC113357517 gene encoding uncharacterized protein LOC113357517 — encoded protein: MVMEGLCRMIDKLEQNGLYEGFKVSQYGKQVTHLLFADDTLFFSNDSPDQIQVIRATLIWFQLCSGLGINPSKSSAISIGNTSCNEIVNLILGCSIEELPINYLGMPTGGSYRSKFIWDIVIERTKNILQGWSSKFLTYGGRRVQIQNVLSSPDIYLMSVYSMPKSVSKKLNGVLRRYLWNSTDSNKKYPLVAWNKCCQSKERGGLGIQDLNITNDALLCK